A single genomic interval of bacterium harbors:
- a CDS encoding DUF721 domain-containing protein, with protein sequence MAHPTRPESVGPILDRLLKNLEIDKKVDEGQALLIWAEAVGPKMAAKTLAESVYRGRMTVLAQNPAWVQECTFMRIQIKDKLNKMLGREIIKEIVFRVGDTGKK encoded by the coding sequence ATGGCTCATCCAACCAGACCGGAATCGGTAGGCCCCATCCTGGACAGGCTTTTAAAGAACCTGGAGATCGACAAGAAGGTGGACGAGGGCCAGGCCCTGCTGATCTGGGCTGAGGCGGTGGGCCCCAAGATGGCGGCCAAGACCCTGGCGGAATCAGTTTACCGGGGCCGGATGACGGTGCTGGCCCAGAACCCGGCCTGGGTACAGGAGTGCACCTTCATGCGGATCCAGATCAAGGACAAGCTGAACAAGATGCTTGGTCGGGAGATCATCAAGGAGATAGTATTTAGAGTGGGGGATACTGGCAAAAAATAA
- a CDS encoding 8-oxo-dGTP diphosphatase: MKIATLCYLRRNGQTLMMHRIKRADDMHYGKWNGLGGKFHPGETPEECVIREVEEESGLLISKPVLKGFLTFPSFDENDDWYVFVFVADDIQGSLSETDEGHLSWIKDPELTKLDLWEGDHIFLPWLDKPGLFSAKFVYQQGKLAEHSVNFY; encoded by the coding sequence ATGAAAATAGCCACCCTGTGTTACCTCCGGCGCAACGGCCAGACCCTGATGATGCACCGCATCAAGCGGGCGGACGACATGCACTACGGCAAATGGAACGGACTGGGCGGAAAATTCCATCCCGGCGAGACCCCGGAGGAATGCGTGATCCGCGAGGTCGAAGAGGAGAGCGGGCTGCTGATCAGCAAACCGGTGCTCAAAGGCTTTTTGACCTTTCCCTCTTTTGATGAGAACGACGACTGGTACGTCTTCGTGTTTGTGGCCGATGACATTCAAGGTTCCCTCTCCGAGACCGATGAGGGCCACCTAAGCTGGATCAAGGATCCTGAACTCACGAAACTGGACCTGTGGGAGGGCGACCACATCTTCCTGCCCTGGCTGGACAAGCCAGGATTGTTCTCGGCCAAGTTCGTATACCAGCAGGGAAAGCTGGCGGAGCATTCGGTCAACTTTTACTAA